A window of Spirochaetota bacterium contains these coding sequences:
- a CDS encoding UDP-N-acetylglucosamine diphosphorylase: MTKAVILAAGKGVRMKSDLPKVLHPLGGIPLLVHVIRSLREAGIDDIITVVGYRGDEVARAAGEGVRVVWQHEQKGTGHAVMQAEPLLADYRGLVVIACGDVPLISPKTVREMVIAAREPGVKACVLSMTPPDPFGYGRILKEPDGTLVRIVEEKDAGEEEKRIREVNTGTYVFHSEFLFPGLKTITTNNAQGEYYLPDVFNYIRSSGFKTRAMMLADPIEGSGINSTEDLKVLEARIESRKGAEIK, translated from the coding sequence ATGACAAAGGCGGTAATTCTGGCTGCGGGCAAAGGGGTCCGCATGAAATCGGACCTTCCCAAGGTGCTTCATCCCTTGGGCGGAATTCCCCTGCTCGTCCACGTAATACGCAGTTTGAGGGAGGCGGGGATAGACGATATCATCACCGTGGTGGGCTACCGCGGCGATGAAGTGGCGCGCGCCGCGGGTGAAGGGGTGCGCGTCGTGTGGCAGCATGAACAGAAGGGGACGGGGCACGCGGTTATGCAGGCCGAACCCCTTCTCGCGGATTACCGGGGCCTGGTCGTGATCGCGTGCGGCGACGTTCCCCTGATAAGCCCGAAGACCGTGCGTGAGATGGTAATCGCCGCGCGAGAGCCTGGCGTGAAGGCATGCGTGCTTTCAATGACACCGCCCGATCCCTTCGGGTACGGGCGGATTCTAAAGGAACCGGACGGCACGCTGGTCAGGATTGTCGAGGAAAAGGACGCCGGGGAAGAGGAGAAACGGATACGCGAGGTGAACACGGGAACGTATGTATTCCATTCCGAGTTTCTTTTTCCGGGACTAAAGACAATAACCACGAACAATGCGCAGGGTGAGTATTACCTGCCTGACGTGTTTAATTATATACGATCGTCTGGATTCAAGACGAGGGCCATGATGCTGGCGGATCCAATCGAGGGAAGCGGTATTAATTCTACCGAGGATCTCAAAGTGCTCGAGGCTCGTATCGAGTCCAGGAAAGGCGCGGAAATAAAATAG